The following are encoded in a window of Lichenicola cladoniae genomic DNA:
- a CDS encoding glycosyltransferase family 4 protein yields MPGSASFRVGVDGFNLALSRGTGVATYARTLSHCLTDMGHKVDVVYGMNISRRTSLALREVIFFDSLDQEHIARRPKPFSRRWIDDRRAEWSGHAAVDVPMSGRVESRGFLHRMPSYDRILNVPALFRIATQHYKRTRRFLTITIPDAPAIMHWTYPLPIRLRGAKNVYTIHDLVPLRLPHTTLDDKGYHYRLIGDLAAQADALCTVSDASRRDIISFYPKSEPRVFNTYQSFRSNEMAFARGSFESALELDGLFGLQEDGYFLFFGSLEPKKNIGRMIEAFLATQTTRPLVLVGAMAWKSENELRFLKRGTESGRIIHLEYLPEPVLMNLIGSARAVLFPSLTEGFGLPVLEALSFGTPVLTSREGALPEVAGDSAVFVDAYDTASISAGIRWLDEDDAGCDMLRAAGPAQAAKFDMAAYQKRLAEMYHGILFGAWAA; encoded by the coding sequence GTGCCTGGTTCCGCTAGTTTTCGTGTGGGTGTCGATGGGTTCAACCTTGCGTTGAGCCGTGGAACGGGTGTTGCGACCTACGCGCGCACGCTCAGTCACTGCCTGACCGACATGGGCCACAAGGTGGACGTGGTCTACGGTATGAACATCTCGCGCCGCACGTCGCTGGCTCTGCGAGAGGTGATATTCTTCGACAGTCTGGACCAGGAACACATCGCCAGGCGGCCAAAACCGTTCAGCCGGCGCTGGATCGACGATCGCCGAGCCGAGTGGTCCGGTCATGCGGCGGTGGATGTGCCGATGAGCGGCCGGGTGGAGTCTCGCGGCTTCCTGCACCGGATGCCGTCCTACGATCGGATCCTGAATGTGCCCGCATTGTTTCGGATTGCAACACAACACTACAAGCGGACGCGCCGCTTCCTGACCATCACCATTCCCGATGCTCCGGCGATCATGCACTGGACCTATCCGCTGCCGATCCGCCTGCGCGGTGCAAAGAACGTCTATACCATTCACGACTTGGTGCCACTGCGGTTGCCGCACACGACGCTCGACGACAAGGGTTATCATTACAGGCTGATCGGTGACCTGGCCGCGCAGGCCGACGCGTTGTGCACCGTGTCGGATGCATCGCGGCGCGACATCATCTCGTTCTATCCGAAGTCAGAACCGCGCGTTTTCAATACCTATCAGTCGTTCCGGTCGAACGAGATGGCGTTCGCGCGAGGCAGCTTCGAGTCGGCGCTTGAACTCGACGGGTTGTTCGGCCTGCAGGAGGACGGATATTTTCTGTTCTTCGGATCGCTGGAGCCGAAAAAGAATATTGGTCGGATGATCGAGGCCTTCCTCGCAACCCAGACCACCCGGCCACTGGTTCTCGTCGGGGCGATGGCGTGGAAGTCGGAGAACGAGCTCCGCTTTCTCAAGCGCGGCACCGAGAGCGGCCGGATCATCCATCTCGAATACCTCCCGGAGCCGGTGCTGATGAACCTGATCGGCAGTGCCCGTGCCGTGCTGTTTCCATCCCTGACCGAAGGGTTCGGATTGCCGGTGCTGGAGGCGCTGTCTTTCGGTACCCCTGTCCTGACCTCGCGGGAGGGCGCCTTACCCGAGGTTGCGGGAGACTCCGCCGTGTTCGTCGATGCATACGATACGGCATCGATTTCCGCCGGGATCCGCTGGCTCGACGAGGACGATGCAGGCTGCGACATGCTTCGTGCCGCGGGCCCGGCACAGGCCGCAAAATTCGATATGGCGGCATACCAGAAGCGACTGGCCGAGATGTATCACGGCATCCTCTTCGGCGCATGGGCAGCCTGA
- a CDS encoding polysaccharide biosynthesis/export family protein, producing MLLPIILLAGCNTLPDSGPVESKILNDAKKPETNPLGFSIVQLDPSVISMLATQSPPLLSALGGGMRDRLRGDRIGPGDVLQVSIFELGSGLFGGGSAGGMSSGGGSNPLMGGAGPGTSVTSENLPPIVVDGSGAVDVPYVGRLQATGRTPTQLAAAIKGGLKGQSQNPQVLVRISTDITNAVIVSGDVKKPGRDALTLAHERLLDMIAIAGGPEHAPEDTVVQLNRDGRTARIPLRILQDQPDQNVTLVPGDRIQVTYQPRSFTVFGATSKVSETAFDTPELSLAEALARIGGPLDDRADPNAVFLFRFEDRQAAVRMGLPVRPGVALAPVVYKLDMMNPTSYFVAQKFAMKDKDLVYIANAKTNKFYKFFNLISMIVGPAITGLAVSR from the coding sequence ATGTTGCTACCGATAATCTTGCTCGCGGGATGCAATACCCTGCCCGACAGCGGGCCGGTCGAGTCCAAGATCCTCAACGACGCGAAGAAACCCGAGACCAATCCGCTCGGGTTCAGCATCGTGCAACTGGATCCCTCGGTGATCAGCATGCTGGCTACTCAGTCGCCGCCATTGCTTTCGGCCCTGGGCGGTGGAATGCGCGATCGCCTGAGGGGCGACCGGATCGGTCCTGGCGACGTGCTGCAGGTCTCGATCTTCGAACTCGGCAGCGGATTGTTTGGCGGTGGCAGTGCGGGCGGCATGTCGTCGGGCGGCGGATCCAATCCACTGATGGGCGGCGCCGGCCCGGGCACGAGTGTCACGTCGGAGAACCTGCCACCGATCGTGGTCGACGGCAGCGGGGCGGTGGACGTGCCGTATGTGGGGCGGCTGCAAGCCACGGGGCGGACGCCGACACAGTTGGCGGCGGCCATCAAGGGCGGCCTGAAAGGCCAGTCGCAGAACCCACAGGTGCTGGTGCGGATCAGCACGGATATCACGAATGCCGTGATCGTATCAGGCGACGTGAAGAAGCCGGGGCGTGACGCACTCACGCTCGCGCATGAGCGGCTGCTGGACATGATCGCGATCGCCGGCGGCCCGGAACATGCGCCGGAAGACACCGTGGTGCAGCTGAATCGAGACGGTCGGACCGCGCGCATCCCGCTCCGGATACTGCAGGACCAGCCCGACCAGAACGTAACGCTGGTGCCGGGCGACCGGATCCAGGTGACGTATCAGCCGCGGTCATTCACCGTGTTCGGGGCGACGTCGAAGGTTTCGGAGACGGCGTTCGATACACCGGAGCTCAGCCTGGCGGAAGCACTGGCCCGCATTGGCGGCCCGTTGGACGACCGGGCCGATCCCAACGCGGTGTTCCTGTTCCGGTTCGAGGACCGGCAGGCGGCGGTTCGGATGGGTCTGCCGGTGCGGCCGGGGGTGGCGCTGGCTCCCGTGGTCTACAAGCTCGATATGATGAACCCGACCAGCTACTTCGTGGCGCAAAAGTTCGCCATGAAGGACAAGGACCTCGTCTATATCGCCAATGCGAAGACCAATAAGTTTTACAAGTTCTTCAACCTGATCAGCATGATCGTCGGTCCAGCGATCACTGGCCTTGCGGTATCCCGTTAG
- a CDS encoding glycosyltransferase, which yields MAQETRLKRWLQRPAREVHLEASGSGANPVMLADRGQVEHESLSARDRGDHARDGKAWIQAAQFYENHLKVVPDDTAIWVQLGHARKESGDYARAEEAYRTAISLSPTDADVPLQLGHLMKLIGRTRDATELYTTALRLQPSSNAYRELVGLGQAARADRLIGSLAMGSIRPTIYLQINDLLHFLRVHKTPSGIQRVQLGILTYCLAERPGADEPQAEFVFNQPNDTQVWKVSRARLRRMVDYLDGLDVDTLLLRQLVDEILEDAVLVKPGKGDSFVIIGAFWGMPGNTHLLSSLSEQGASLGVYLYDLIPITFPEYCAHQLTVEFTADLCEALQLVDFALAISEYTAREIKSFIQEHNFPSIPVRVIPLAHSLTGLQASSGHGDIAGADWTDATERLQERDFVLCVCTIEPRKNHRYLFDAWKFLKQEGVSVPDLVFVGRKGWHVGDFMAQLENTDYLDGSIVVVHDLSDTELATLYRACRFTVFPSVVEGWGLPLGESLSFGKLCVSSNTSSMPEVGQDLVEYVDPLNLREGIETFRRLITKRDEVDEWERRIQSKFHPRSWEHVAKQFLSVTSDLLSKLDGVEKRHSPRLRSGIPLRVSDLVRTGKTRSIQDHVDLQALILSGNWYPPENFGAWMKGSSGNIRFATGLSAGRTAIIHLEFVTAANADQVKVVFSTSLQPAQELSVSASQSLSIRLRAVVEKTGDISIGLKTRGSYDAAMYYPRVFCIGLVSVAFVDAEDLVGRAELLERVLIEHGQDTSSSRLSSRSTT from the coding sequence GTGGCGCAGGAGACGAGATTGAAACGATGGCTTCAACGGCCGGCCAGGGAAGTGCATCTGGAAGCGTCCGGCTCCGGTGCAAATCCCGTCATGCTTGCAGATCGAGGACAAGTGGAACACGAATCCCTGTCGGCACGCGACAGGGGAGACCACGCCCGGGACGGCAAAGCCTGGATCCAGGCGGCACAGTTCTACGAGAACCATTTGAAGGTCGTGCCGGACGACACGGCCATCTGGGTACAACTCGGACATGCTCGTAAGGAAAGCGGCGATTATGCCCGCGCCGAGGAAGCCTATCGCACTGCGATATCGCTTAGCCCGACTGACGCCGATGTGCCTTTGCAACTCGGTCATCTGATGAAGCTCATCGGTCGTACAAGGGATGCGACTGAATTATACACCACGGCACTTCGGCTTCAGCCGAGTTCAAATGCCTATAGAGAACTGGTAGGCCTGGGCCAGGCCGCGCGAGCGGACCGCCTGATTGGCAGCCTGGCAATGGGAAGTATCCGACCCACCATTTATCTGCAGATCAACGACCTGCTCCACTTCCTGAGAGTTCATAAGACACCATCCGGTATCCAGCGTGTTCAACTCGGGATCTTGACTTATTGCCTGGCGGAACGGCCAGGAGCAGACGAACCACAAGCTGAGTTCGTCTTCAACCAGCCGAACGACACGCAAGTCTGGAAAGTGTCGAGGGCACGGTTGCGCCGCATGGTCGACTATCTAGATGGACTAGATGTCGACACTCTTCTGCTACGCCAACTCGTTGACGAAATACTCGAAGATGCGGTTCTTGTTAAACCGGGTAAGGGTGATAGTTTTGTCATAATCGGGGCATTCTGGGGAATGCCCGGTAATACGCATCTGCTGTCCAGCCTGAGTGAACAGGGTGCCTCCCTGGGTGTTTATTTGTATGATTTGATCCCAATAACGTTCCCGGAATACTGTGCTCATCAACTAACAGTCGAGTTTACGGCCGACTTATGTGAAGCACTGCAGCTTGTCGACTTTGCTCTTGCAATATCGGAATATACCGCTAGAGAAATAAAAAGCTTTATTCAGGAGCATAATTTTCCTTCAATACCCGTCCGGGTCATACCTCTCGCCCACAGCCTTACCGGACTACAAGCTTCAAGCGGTCACGGAGATATCGCAGGCGCCGATTGGACAGACGCCACCGAACGACTTCAGGAGCGTGATTTCGTTCTTTGCGTCTGCACCATCGAGCCGCGTAAAAATCACCGATACCTTTTCGACGCCTGGAAGTTCCTGAAGCAGGAAGGTGTGTCTGTTCCGGATCTGGTATTTGTCGGCCGAAAAGGCTGGCATGTCGGCGATTTCATGGCTCAGCTTGAGAACACCGATTATCTCGATGGAAGCATCGTCGTTGTTCATGATCTCTCCGATACCGAACTTGCGACGCTTTATCGGGCGTGCCGTTTCACGGTTTTCCCTAGTGTTGTAGAAGGCTGGGGGCTGCCTTTGGGAGAAAGTCTCAGCTTTGGAAAGCTTTGTGTATCGTCGAACACGTCTTCGATGCCTGAAGTTGGGCAGGACTTGGTAGAATATGTCGACCCACTGAATTTGCGCGAAGGAATAGAGACCTTTCGGAGACTGATCACGAAGCGTGATGAAGTCGATGAATGGGAACGTCGAATACAGTCGAAGTTCCACCCACGCTCGTGGGAGCATGTTGCTAAACAGTTTCTTTCCGTAACCAGTGACTTGCTTTCGAAGCTTGATGGGGTTGAAAAGCGTCATAGCCCAAGGCTTAGATCCGGAATCCCGCTGCGTGTTAGCGACCTGGTTCGGACCGGAAAAACCAGGTCCATTCAGGATCATGTCGATCTTCAAGCACTTATCCTGAGCGGGAACTGGTATCCGCCAGAAAACTTCGGGGCATGGATGAAGGGAAGCAGTGGCAATATCCGGTTCGCGACTGGCCTGTCGGCTGGGCGAACAGCGATCATCCATCTGGAGTTTGTCACCGCCGCAAATGCCGATCAGGTCAAAGTCGTGTTCTCGACATCCCTCCAGCCTGCGCAGGAACTATCTGTATCTGCGAGCCAGTCCTTATCGATCCGTTTGAGAGCCGTCGTCGAAAAGACCGGAGACATATCCATCGGCCTTAAAACAAGAGGCAGTTATGACGCTGCAATGTATTATCCGAGAGTGTTCTGTATCGGTCTTGTGTCGGTTGCCTTTGTTGACGCCGAAGACCTCGTGGGGCGCGCTGAGCTTTTGGAACGAGTTCTGATTGAACATGGACAAGATACGTCTTCGTCGAGGCTATCATCGCGTTCTACCACCTGA
- a CDS encoding FkbM family methyltransferase, with protein sequence MKDIAISNGLESLPLLDTVLWSYRLLLGRNPEDLEELSRHFTSQVSFSEIRQRFLQSQEFENKVVRRRRSKIDQALLDDFPPYNGPGLDGSFYDFIGTRTRCSYLPAVYAGASGLVEGPPGTERFGLHEPAEWEGTLRSVLEAGSRFVAVELGAGWGPWLVAGARAAQRRGIQDIRLAGVEGASSHYDFMLQHFRDNGLDPASHLLFNAVAGVHDGIARFPKLVHPSSNWGAEANFEQGQSLEQFEEVESISIATLLAKLPKVDLLHCDIQGAEADVLLASGDLLSQQVSRIVVGTHGRVIEGRLMEFFGANNWTLEHDSACRFNQDATGKLQLAADGVQVWRNNRSQQDMMM encoded by the coding sequence TTGAAAGATATCGCCATCTCCAACGGTCTCGAAAGCCTGCCACTACTCGATACCGTCCTATGGTCGTACAGACTTTTGCTTGGTCGAAATCCTGAGGATCTTGAAGAACTGTCACGGCACTTCACCAGCCAGGTGTCGTTCAGCGAGATAAGGCAGCGCTTCTTGCAAAGCCAGGAGTTTGAGAACAAAGTCGTAAGACGGAGGAGGAGCAAGATTGATCAGGCTTTGCTGGACGATTTTCCACCCTATAATGGTCCGGGCCTGGATGGTTCTTTCTACGATTTCATCGGAACTCGAACTCGTTGCTCTTACCTTCCTGCAGTGTATGCAGGCGCGTCCGGTTTAGTCGAAGGACCACCTGGGACGGAAAGATTCGGATTGCATGAACCGGCGGAGTGGGAAGGCACGCTTCGCTCGGTCCTCGAAGCCGGGTCTCGTTTCGTGGCTGTAGAGCTAGGAGCGGGATGGGGACCCTGGCTGGTGGCCGGTGCCAGGGCCGCACAGCGGCGCGGCATTCAGGATATCCGTCTTGCCGGTGTAGAGGGCGCGTCCAGCCACTACGATTTTATGCTGCAACACTTCCGTGACAACGGTCTCGATCCTGCGTCTCACCTGCTCTTCAACGCCGTCGCTGGGGTCCATGACGGTATTGCACGATTTCCGAAACTTGTTCATCCAAGTTCGAACTGGGGCGCCGAAGCAAATTTCGAGCAGGGCCAGAGCTTGGAGCAGTTTGAGGAGGTGGAAAGTATCTCGATTGCAACATTGTTGGCGAAGCTTCCAAAGGTTGATCTATTACATTGCGATATACAGGGTGCGGAAGCAGACGTACTTCTAGCGTCTGGCGATCTACTATCCCAGCAGGTTAGTCGGATTGTAGTTGGTACGCATGGTCGTGTTATCGAAGGTCGACTGATGGAATTCTTCGGCGCCAACAATTGGACTCTGGAACATGACAGCGCCTGCCGATTCAACCAGGACGCCACCGGCAAGCTGCAGCTCGCCGCCGACGGGGTACAGGTTTGGCGCAACAACCGTTCTCAACAAGACATGATGATGTGA
- a CDS encoding ABC transporter ATP-binding protein codes for MIRCIDIVKDYHVAKGRRRVLDRVNFQLERGQKLGVLGQNGAGKSTLIKIIGGVELPTSGSVERTMSVSWPLAFGGAFQGSLSGLDNLRFICRIYNLDYMDTRAFVDDFAQLGTQLGEPVKTYSSGMRARLAFALSIVIEFECYLIDEVIMVGDARFLRRCQDELFGRRVDRALIIVSHDMGFIREHCDTGAVIHKTKFHMCSTVREAVNIYEAI; via the coding sequence ATGATACGTTGTATCGATATCGTAAAGGATTACCACGTTGCCAAAGGCAGACGTCGGGTCCTTGATCGGGTCAATTTTCAATTAGAGCGAGGTCAGAAACTTGGTGTGTTAGGGCAGAACGGCGCTGGGAAGTCGACGCTTATCAAGATCATCGGGGGCGTAGAGCTTCCGACAAGCGGTTCTGTCGAACGGACGATGAGCGTGTCCTGGCCCCTCGCCTTCGGCGGTGCCTTTCAAGGGAGCTTGAGCGGACTAGATAATCTTCGCTTCATCTGTCGTATCTACAATCTTGACTACATGGACACCCGTGCCTTCGTAGATGACTTCGCCCAGCTTGGAACACAACTCGGCGAGCCTGTTAAAACATACTCTTCGGGCATGCGGGCACGCCTGGCGTTTGCGCTTTCGATCGTCATCGAGTTCGAATGCTACCTCATCGATGAAGTGATCATGGTTGGTGATGCCCGTTTTTTGAGACGCTGCCAGGACGAGCTTTTCGGCCGACGTGTCGATCGCGCGTTGATCATTGTTTCACATGACATGGGCTTTATCCGTGAGCACTGCGATACAGGAGCAGTCATACACAAAACTAAGTTTCACATGTGTTCGACGGTCCGCGAGGCGGTGAATATTTACGAAGCGATATAG
- a CDS encoding ABC transporter permease, protein MPVVSLLTLIRVQLRVIGALIIRELHTRYGRENIGFLWVVGEPILFCAGVAILWTAIRPAHEHGLPMTAIVVTGYVPLTMWRHCIMRAVKAFESNGSLLFHRQVTPLDIILARVLLEVAGTLIAGVLVAAGAMVLGFMAPPEDYGLLYFGLVFQMFFSLGSALLIAALSELSELVEKSVGVLSYLALPFTGAFTMVDWLPPHFRWILLWSPSVNNIEMIRGGWFGYGVHAHFDVVYDAWITLLMILIGLSLTLRVRKYIAIQ, encoded by the coding sequence ATGCCAGTCGTATCTCTTCTCACCCTAATACGAGTTCAGCTGCGTGTTATTGGCGCGCTCATCATTCGGGAGTTGCATACGCGCTACGGCCGCGAAAACATCGGATTTCTCTGGGTAGTTGGCGAGCCTATCCTTTTCTGCGCTGGGGTAGCCATACTATGGACTGCGATACGGCCGGCACATGAGCATGGCTTACCGATGACGGCGATTGTCGTCACCGGGTATGTACCGCTCACGATGTGGCGACATTGTATTATGCGTGCAGTCAAAGCATTCGAGTCCAATGGAAGCCTTCTATTTCATCGACAGGTCACGCCGTTGGATATAATTCTGGCGCGTGTATTACTGGAGGTGGCAGGGACCCTGATTGCTGGAGTACTTGTGGCGGCAGGCGCGATGGTGCTTGGCTTCATGGCACCGCCAGAAGATTATGGCCTGCTGTATTTTGGTCTGGTATTTCAGATGTTTTTCTCCCTTGGCAGCGCGTTATTGATCGCTGCCCTGAGTGAGTTGTCTGAACTGGTAGAGAAGTCAGTAGGGGTGTTGTCTTACCTGGCGTTGCCTTTCACAGGCGCCTTTACCATGGTCGATTGGCTTCCGCCGCACTTTCGCTGGATCCTCCTATGGTCGCCGAGTGTCAATAACATCGAAATGATACGCGGTGGCTGGTTCGGCTATGGCGTCCATGCTCACTTCGACGTTGTGTATGACGCGTGGATCACACTTTTGATGATCCTGATTGGCCTGTCTTTGACCCTGAGGGTCCGCAAATACATAGCGATCCAATGA
- a CDS encoding capsule biosynthesis protein yields the protein MNGAVAPCYTVNMDGFDLPGVAAGALLQRQQDRHGFSSGSSRARRVSFLVFVVLPTLVAAVYFGLFAAPQYVSQAQFVVRGQGNQSPGMLSSLLTVGGGSSASEDTYAVQNFIMSRDAAQEMLQQQDLRAVFDRPEADPLSRFPGVFRSQTFESFFRFYQKHIIAELDSTTSISTLTVRTFRAQDSQRVAVAELKAAEQLINRMNDRQRENTISASVREVSLAESHLRSISAQMAEYRNREALLDPLKQSEPMLKAITDLQAMVTSTQVQLAQLEVSTPNSPMIAVYKRRMSALLAQIANASGGITGSDTSLVPKITAYEDLTVQRELAEKELLVAATAMQTAKTQADRQLMYLDEISQPNRPDYASYPRSTVSVLVVFASFLGLYLMGRLLINGAREHQLV from the coding sequence TTGAACGGCGCGGTTGCTCCGTGTTATACTGTCAACATGGATGGATTTGATCTTCCGGGCGTTGCTGCTGGTGCTTTACTCCAGCGGCAGCAAGATCGTCACGGCTTTTCGTCAGGCTCTAGCCGCGCGCGGAGAGTATCGTTTCTGGTGTTCGTCGTTCTTCCGACTCTCGTTGCTGCCGTCTATTTCGGGCTTTTCGCAGCCCCACAGTATGTGTCGCAGGCGCAATTCGTTGTCCGGGGGCAGGGAAACCAGTCTCCTGGCATGCTGTCTAGTCTCCTGACGGTCGGCGGTGGGAGTTCTGCGAGCGAGGATACGTACGCGGTCCAGAATTTCATAATGTCTCGCGACGCGGCGCAAGAGATGCTGCAACAACAAGATCTTCGGGCAGTTTTCGATCGTCCCGAAGCTGATCCGCTCAGCCGCTTTCCTGGAGTTTTCCGGTCTCAAACTTTCGAAAGCTTCTTCCGCTTCTATCAGAAGCACATCATTGCGGAGCTCGATAGCACCACGTCTATTTCGACTTTAACGGTTCGGACATTTCGTGCGCAGGACTCTCAGCGTGTGGCGGTTGCGGAATTGAAAGCCGCCGAGCAGTTGATCAATCGAATGAATGACCGGCAACGTGAGAACACAATCAGTGCCTCAGTGCGCGAAGTTTCCCTTGCCGAGAGTCACTTGAGGTCAATTTCTGCGCAAATGGCAGAGTATAGAAATCGCGAAGCGCTGCTGGATCCCTTAAAGCAGTCGGAGCCGATGTTAAAGGCGATCACCGACTTGCAGGCGATGGTTACCTCGACGCAGGTCCAGTTAGCGCAGTTGGAAGTGTCGACGCCCAACAGCCCGATGATTGCAGTCTACAAGCGTCGGATGTCGGCGCTTCTGGCGCAGATAGCGAACGCCAGCGGTGGGATTACCGGTTCTGATACATCGCTGGTTCCGAAGATCACGGCGTATGAGGACCTGACGGTTCAGCGCGAACTTGCTGAGAAAGAACTGCTGGTCGCTGCGACGGCCATGCAGACCGCCAAGACGCAAGCTGACCGCCAACTCATGTATCTCGACGAGATTTCACAGCCAAACCGGCCAGACTACGCGTCTTATCCACGGAGCACGGTGTCGGTCCTCGTTGTGTTCGCAAGCTTCCTGGGCTTGTATCTCATGGGCCGCTTGCTGATAAATGGCGCACGTGAGCATCAGTTGGTTTAG